CATAGATATTCCTAGCAGCTAAGGCTGGGCACGAGAAAATAGGCGGAAATACAGGGCTTGACTGGCTTCTTTCAGGGGAAACACCAGGTAAGTCAGTGGATTAATGGTGATGATGATATTGCGGACATTGCGTTTCACTAAAGCCACCACTGCCCACGCTACCCAGTGAGCATCCATGACACCAATGGGGTTGAGCTGGCTCTTGAAGGGGCCCAGAATAATCTTGCGCACCACACAGGGAGCATCAAGCCGCCGCAGGGTGACCAGCTGGCCCATCAATCGCTTGGAGATCTCGTAGAGAGGGCTGAAGGCCGGGCTGACTTCGGCTTCTGAGGTGTTTACCCAGAGTTCCTTGTTGGCTCGCTCAGCCGAGGTGTCGACCGTGCTGAAGAAGACTTCCATCAATCGCCACCCGGAGAGGGCATTGGCCGTTAAGGATTGCTCGACGGCGGCGGCATCGCGGGCCTCATGGACATTGAGGCCATGGTTGATGACGAGAATGTCTATTGATTTGAGGGCACTGCGTAGGTCAGCTTCAGCCCCCGGTTGCCAGGTGAGCACGTCAATGCCGGAGTCAAAGGAAGCCCGTTCTGAGCGCGTCAGGGCAATGGGACGGGCCTGGTGTTTGGCCAGTTCTGCCAGTAGGGCGCGACCCAGGGTGCCGGATGCTCCGGTCACGGCTACTCGTTTCCCTTTCAGGGAAACGGCTGTTCCCAGAAGTTTATCTACCACAGTGAAGTAGCCGGCATAGTAGGCAGTTGTATTGTCGAAGTGATGCCGCCAGTGATAGGTGCGGTTGACCAGCCAATTGCTGGGGCGCTGGGTCAGGGGGCCGGGTTCGTGGGTCAGATCGGTGGCCAACAGCCAGCCCTGAGAGCGGGCTAGAGCCGCCCCGAGAAAGCCCAGGCCATAGAGGAATCCCAACCAGAAACCATAGTAGGGGGTCAGGGTTGCGATCGCAGCCATCACCGCCATCATCACCAGGGCTTCAGGCACATCATTATAGAGCTGGGCCTGGCGGTAAAGGGTTGAACTCACCGGCGTAAAGTCTTTCTTGTAGGCCCGATGATGCCAGGTGTGCAGCTGCATCAACGGTGGCCAATAATGGCTGGCGACGTGGTAGACGTCTCGCACAATTTCGACAACGACGATAGATACCAGACCCAATACAGCCTGCGTGATCAGCTCCATAGTATGGTGAAGGCCCTGTTTACCGAGTAGACTGTTCCCCTGCCATTATTCCGGTAAACGCCTTGGAACTCAATGCGATTCCCCCCTAAATCCCCATAAGAATGGGCAATATGCCACAGACCCTGGATCACCCAATCGCAACTCCATGGGCCGGTCGCCTATTGCCCCAAAATGGCAGCTGGCTACCATAGACCAACTGCTAGAACCAGTCAATTTATATTGTGTCCTGCTTGTGGACGAACATCAACAGTCCCGTGGGAAGATGTGGAGATACGGATTATAGAGTGCCTATGGCTTCTTCCCTTGATGTTGCCCTGGAGACCGTTCGTCGTCGCGATCGCGTGTTCTTGCAGCAACAGGTACGCTACGACGGCGTGCAGGTGTTGCCCCAGATCTGGCCCCTGGCGGCCCAGCGCTTTGGCGATACGGTGGCCATGCGGGATCCCCACGGTCAGCCCCCCGCCACCCTCACCTATCGGCAGCTGTGCGATCGCATCCTCACCTTTGCCAGTGGCCTGCAAGCCCTAGGGGTCAGCCAGGGAACCCATGTGGCCCTCTTTGCCGACAACAGCCATCGCTGGTTTATTGCCGACCAAGGCATCATGACTGCCGGCGGCGTCAATGCCGTGCGCAGCGCCATGGCCGACACCGAGGAACTCCTCTACATTGCCGAGCACAGTGATAGCACTGTCTTAGTAGTGCAAGACTTAGCCCTATGGCAGCGGCTGCGGCCCCACTTAGACCCACTCCCCATCCGCCAGGGAATCTTGCTTTCCGATCAACCGCCGCCCCAGGAAGAGTCCCTGAAGCTACTTTCCTTCCAGCAATTGTTGGCCCTGGGCAACGACCACAGCTTGCAGGCGGTGACGACCCAGCCCGCGGATTTGGCCACCCTAATTTACACCTCAGGGACCACTGGCAAACCCAAGGGCGTCATGCTCACCCATGGCAACCTGCTGCACCAGATCAACCATTTTGGTGCCGCCGTGCAGCCCCAGGTAGGGGATGGGGTCTTGGGCATCTTGCCCTCCTGGCATAGCTTTGAGCGCACCGTGGAGTATTACCTATATTCCCAAGGCTGCAGTCAGACCTACACCACGATTCGCCATGTCAAGACCGACCTACGCCAGGCGCAGCCGCAATATATGGTGGGGGTGCCCCGACTCTGGGAGTCGATTTACGAGGGCGCCCAGAAGCAATTTCGCGAACAACCCCCCGGTAAGCAACGACTGATCAACACGTTTTTCGGCCTCAGCCACCGCTACGTCAACCAGCACTGGCGCTATCAAGATCTACAGCTAGACGAACCGCATCTCTCCCCGGGGCAGCGGCTATGGGCAGGGGTAATGGCGGCGGTCCTATGGCCCTTGCACCAATTGGGTAAGCGACTAGTTTACGGCAAAGTGCGGGCGGCCACCGGCGGTCGAGTCAAGCAGCTGATCAGCGGTGGTGGCTCCCTGGCCCGTCATATCGATGTGTTCTTCGAGATTGTCGATGTGCCCTTACTGGTGGGCTACGGCCTCACCGAAACCTCACCAGTGCTGTCGGTTCGTCGTCCCTGGCGTAATCTGCGAGGGGCCTCGGGCCAGCCTATCCCCCAGACGGAATTGAGAGTGGTTGATCCCGACAGTCGCCAGGATTTGCCCCAGGGACAAAAAGGCTTAGTGCTAGCTCGTGGTCCTCAAATCATGGCCGGATACTACAAAAATCCGGAGGCAACAGCCAAGGTCCTCGATCCCGAGGGCTGGTTTGACACCGGCGATTTGGGCTGGTTGACCCACGACTACAACCTGGTGCTGACGGGGCGAGCCAAAGATACCATCGTCCTCACCAATGGCGAAAACATCGAGCCTCAACCGATTGAAGATGCCTGTGTCCGCAGCCCTTACATTGACCAGATCATGCTGGTGGGTCAAGATCAGCGCTCCTTAGGGGCATTAATTGTCCCCAATTTGGAGGCCCTAGACCAGTGGGCCGCCAGTCAAGGCCGCTATCTGCAGGTTGCCGGCAAGGACGATGAGGTGCCCCCCGAGATGCCCCCGATTTCCTTAGAGGACGAAGCGGTGCAGGCTCTCTTTCGCCGTGAGTTGACCCGTCAGGTGAAGGACCGGCCTGGCTATCGCCCTGATGATCGAATTGGGCCCCCTTCCAGCTGATAGGGGAGCCATTTTCCATCGAGAATGGCCTGTTAACCCAGACGCTCAAGCTGAGACGGGCCGTGGTGATGGAGCGGTATCGCGGTATGATCGACGCGATGTTTGCTTAGCCTGTGTTGCATCGTGGGCATTGAGCAACCATCGCCGCTGGCGTGTAGCTGTGCGGTGTGTGTAAAGACATGTCCCTTGACCTAGCCAGACTATGGACGTTTCTCAATCTCAACTGCTTCTGAAGCGGGTAATAACCATCAAAGCTGTCGTCACCCCACTCTGGAAGGAAGAGGCGCAAAAGCAACTGCAAAACCAGATCAACCAACTCGATAGTCGCTTGCAACAACTGGAGATGCAAGGACAGCGTATGGTGTCGGAACTGCAGAAGCAGTCTTCTGATACGGCTACGCAGCAAGTGTCAGACGTGCAAACCAAACTCAACCAAGATAAAAGCAAACTGCTACAGCAAAAAAATCAAGTATTGCAGCAGCTCCAGACAGTACAGACTCTAGAGCTCAACCAAGAGGTCGATCAAGGGAAGGTGGAAAGTTTCTTCAATGTCAATGTCGGGGATAACTTAATTCGTAAGTTGCAGGTGGAAATCTTGCTGCGGGATGGCGTGATCGAGGAAATTCGCGGCGAGCTCTAGGCCTCCATTAGGAGCGGCCCCAATTCTTACGGATTTGACTGACCTGCCACCATTCCCGAGGCGCCCAGGGGATACAATGATCCCTTGGCGCCTTTGCTATCTGTGTCGATTGCTGTCTCGGAAGCCACCTCATGATTCGAGAAATTTTCATGCCCGCCCTCAGTTCCACCATGACCGAAGGCAAGATTGTCGCTTGGGAAAAGTCCCCTGGGGATTGGGTGGACAAAGGTGAAACCGTCGTCATCGTCGAGTCCGATAAGGCAGACATGGATGTGGAAGCCTTCTATGAGGGCTACCTAGCTACTGTGATAGCAGAGGCGGGGGATACGGTGCCGGTGGGTAATGCGATCGCACTGTTAGCCGAAACCGAGGCCGAGATCGACACCGCCAAGCAGCAGGCCAGCGCCCAAGCCAGCGCCGGTGCCAGTGACAGTGCCACTACGGCGACGGCCCCCGCTAAGACAGCTCCTGCTCCGGAACCGATCCCGTCAGAACCGGCGGACAACAATGGAGCCACTGGCACCAGCACTACAGGGACAGCCAGTGGCCGCCTGATCGTCTCCCCCCGGGCCCGCAAGTTGGCCAAAGATCTGAAAGTGGATCTCAGCACCATCCAGGGCAGCGGGCCCCATGGCCGCATCGTGGCCCAAGATGTAGAGCGGGCCGCTGGCAAAGTCCCCACTTCCCCCGGGCCAGACACCATCCCCACCCCGGCAGCTGCCCCCGCCCCAGCCGCCCCGGCAGCCCCGACGCCAGCGCCGGCAGTGGCTGGTCAGGTGGTGCCGATGAATACCCTGCAGCAAGCCGTCGTCCGGGGCATGGTGGCCAGTCTATCGGCGCCCACCTTCCATGTGGGCTACACCATCACCACCGACGCCATGGATGCCCTCTATAAACAGATCAAGGGCAAGGGGGTGACGATGACTGCCCTGTTGGCCAAGGCAGTGGCCGTGACCCTGCAAAAGCACCCGCTACTCAACGCCTGCTACGCCGACCAGGCCATTCAATATTTCGGTCAGATCCATGTGGCGGTGGCGGTGGCCATGGACGATGGCGGCTTGATTACACCGGTGTTGCAGCGAGCCGACCAGCTCGATATCTATTCCCTGTCGCGCGCTTGGAAGGATCTGGTAGCCCGAGCCCGCAGCAAGCAGCTGCAGCCAGAAGAGTACAACTCTGGCACCTTCACCCTGTCTAACTTGGGTATGTTTGGGGTAGATCGCTTCGATGCGATTTTGCCGCCAGGCCAGGGGGCAATTTTGGCCATTGGGGCTTCCCAGCCCACGGTAGTGGCCAACGACGACGGCATGTTGGGGGTGAAGCGGCAGATGCAAGTCAATATCACCTGTGACCACCGGGTGATCTATGGCGCCCACGCCGCCGCCTTCTTGCAGGATTTGGCCCAGCTGATCGAAACCAATCCCCAGTCATTGACCCTCTAGGGAACTACGCCACCTGTTCCATCCAGGCGATGCACTGCTGCATCTGTTGGGCCATGGTGGCCCGATCGGCGTGGTAGCGGCGACCGTGGCCGGGGAGCACCCATTCGAAGGAATAGGCGGCCAGTTTTTTCATGGAT
This portion of the Halomicronema hongdechloris C2206 genome encodes:
- a CDS encoding bifunctional sterol desaturase/short chain dehydrogenase, with product MELITQAVLGLVSIVVVEIVRDVYHVASHYWPPLMQLHTWHHRAYKKDFTPVSSTLYRQAQLYNDVPEALVMMAVMAAIATLTPYYGFWLGFLYGLGFLGAALARSQGWLLATDLTHEPGPLTQRPSNWLVNRTYHWRHHFDNTTAYYAGYFTVVDKLLGTAVSLKGKRVAVTGASGTLGRALLAELAKHQARPIALTRSERASFDSGIDVLTWQPGAEADLRSALKSIDILVINHGLNVHEARDAAAVEQSLTANALSGWRLMEVFFSTVDTSAERANKELWVNTSEAEVSPAFSPLYEISKRLMGQLVTLRRLDAPCVVRKIILGPFKSQLNPIGVMDAHWVAWAVVALVKRNVRNIIITINPLTYLVFPLKEASQALYFRLFSRAQP
- a CDS encoding YlqD family protein — translated: MDVSQSQLLLKRVITIKAVVTPLWKEEAQKQLQNQINQLDSRLQQLEMQGQRMVSELQKQSSDTATQQVSDVQTKLNQDKSKLLQQKNQVLQQLQTVQTLELNQEVDQGKVESFFNVNVGDNLIRKLQVEILLRDGVIEEIRGEL
- a CDS encoding dihydrolipoamide acetyltransferase family protein, which encodes MIREIFMPALSSTMTEGKIVAWEKSPGDWVDKGETVVIVESDKADMDVEAFYEGYLATVIAEAGDTVPVGNAIALLAETEAEIDTAKQQASAQASAGASDSATTATAPAKTAPAPEPIPSEPADNNGATGTSTTGTASGRLIVSPRARKLAKDLKVDLSTIQGSGPHGRIVAQDVERAAGKVPTSPGPDTIPTPAAAPAPAAPAAPTPAPAVAGQVVPMNTLQQAVVRGMVASLSAPTFHVGYTITTDAMDALYKQIKGKGVTMTALLAKAVAVTLQKHPLLNACYADQAIQYFGQIHVAVAVAMDDGGLITPVLQRADQLDIYSLSRAWKDLVARARSKQLQPEEYNSGTFTLSNLGMFGVDRFDAILPPGQGAILAIGASQPTVVANDDGMLGVKRQMQVNITCDHRVIYGAHAAAFLQDLAQLIETNPQSLTL